The following are encoded in a window of Sphaerisporangium siamense genomic DNA:
- a CDS encoding sucrase ferredoxin — MTEDRARGCDHLAGCHSGAVPAHASATVGARFWLLIEHTGPWASHLPDCDLPEDVHALIGRATELGVRPQLIRRPGRRTATPVPRHVMVADTTARVPWAAEGRFEDVRDLDLGSLVRGVVPESCILVKEPVFLVCTHAKRNACCARLGLPLARVLGESQPGRVWETTHVGGDRYAANLVCLPHGLYYGSMSQAAAIAAANAYRRGEVVLDRFRGRAGIPEPSQAAEHFVRAHTGELSVGGVAVESTRSDGDVTEAIVRHGDVRFRVVVERTVFAPCGMACAETIMTYRRAALEPLQCGTPVLT, encoded by the coding sequence GTGACGGAGGACCGGGCTCGGGGGTGCGACCACCTGGCCGGATGCCACTCGGGCGCCGTGCCGGCGCACGCGAGCGCGACGGTCGGCGCCCGGTTCTGGCTGCTCATCGAGCACACCGGCCCCTGGGCGTCCCACCTTCCCGACTGCGACCTGCCCGAGGACGTCCACGCGCTGATCGGCCGCGCGACCGAGCTCGGCGTCCGCCCGCAGCTCATCCGCCGCCCGGGCCGCCGCACCGCGACCCCGGTCCCGCGCCACGTGATGGTGGCCGATACCACGGCCCGGGTCCCGTGGGCCGCAGAGGGCCGGTTCGAGGACGTCCGAGATCTTGACCTGGGATCTCTCGTGCGCGGAGTGGTGCCTGAGTCCTGCATACTGGTGAAGGAGCCGGTGTTCCTGGTCTGCACGCATGCCAAGCGCAATGCGTGCTGTGCCCGACTCGGGCTTCCCCTGGCACGGGTTTTGGGTGAGAGCCAGCCGGGAAGAGTGTGGGAAACCACTCATGTCGGCGGCGATCGATACGCCGCCAACCTCGTGTGCTTGCCACACGGGCTTTACTACGGCAGCATGTCTCAGGCTGCCGCGATCGCGGCGGCAAACGCGTACCGGCGCGGCGAGGTCGTCCTCGATCGTTTCCGGGGACGCGCAGGCATCCCTGAGCCATCGCAGGCCGCCGAGCATTTCGTCCGGGCACACACGGGCGAGCTGTCGGTAGGCGGAGTGGCCGTGGAATCCACCAGGTCGGACGGTGACGTCACCGAGGCGATCGTGCGCCATGGGGACGTCCGGTTCCGGGTTGTGGTCGAACGCACGGTGTTCGCGCCGTGCGGCATGGCGTGCGCCGAGACGATCATGACCTACAGGCGGGCGGCGCTGGAGCCTCTCCAGTGCGGCACGCCCGTGCTGACCTAG
- a CDS encoding glycerol-3-phosphate dehydrogenase/oxidase, translating to MGRDDRPTGRPALPGSSLNAARRARELAEVRECVVDLLVVGLGATGAGVALDAAARGLSVAAVDAHDLAFGTSRWSSKLIHGGLRYLARGQVGVAWESAAERGVLLTRTAPHLVRARPYLLPLTPEVSRGEAAALMAGYRLGDALRACAGTPRAALPGPSRVTAARARGLAPALRARGLRGGLVSFDGAVVDDARLVVAIARTAAAHGARVLTRCRALALAGDGAELRDELTGETFAVRARRVVNAAGVWAGTLSPSVELRPSLGSHLVLRPGVLGDLRAGLHVPIPGEAARFALALPQPDGRVYVGLTDEPLDGPVPDVPVAPEADVAALLGVLNSVLETPIVHADVAGAYAGLRPLLAGEGRSADLSRRHTVLKGSDGVVTIVGGKLTTYRAMAADAVDAAFPSAPPSRTARLPLVGARGGAGAGVPARLAARYGAEAAAVHEIALRDPAAAGTLPTGVTVAELVWAVRHEGALDAGDLLDRRTRVGLVPEDRAAALPAAERVLREHAGLGGPPR from the coding sequence ATCGGACGTGACGATCGGCCGACCGGCCGTCCCGCGCTTCCCGGCTCCTCGCTGAACGCCGCGCGGCGGGCTCGTGAGCTGGCCGAGGTGCGCGAGTGCGTGGTGGACCTGCTGGTGGTGGGCCTCGGCGCCACTGGAGCGGGTGTCGCGTTGGACGCGGCCGCGCGCGGGCTGTCGGTGGCCGCCGTGGACGCCCATGACCTGGCGTTCGGCACGTCCCGCTGGAGCTCCAAGCTGATCCATGGCGGTCTGCGCTACCTGGCCAGAGGGCAGGTCGGCGTGGCCTGGGAGAGCGCGGCCGAGCGCGGCGTGCTGCTGACCCGCACGGCTCCCCACCTGGTGCGCGCCCGGCCGTACCTGCTGCCGCTGACCCCGGAGGTCTCCCGGGGCGAGGCGGCGGCGCTGATGGCCGGGTACCGCCTCGGCGACGCGCTGCGCGCCTGCGCCGGCACTCCGCGCGCCGCGCTGCCGGGGCCGTCCCGCGTGACGGCCGCGCGCGCCCGCGGCCTGGCGCCCGCGCTGCGCGCGCGGGGGCTGCGCGGCGGGCTGGTCTCGTTCGACGGTGCGGTGGTGGACGACGCGCGGCTGGTGGTGGCGATCGCGAGGACGGCGGCGGCGCACGGCGCGCGCGTGCTGACCCGGTGCCGCGCGCTGGCGCTGGCGGGCGACGGCGCCGAGCTGCGCGACGAGCTGACGGGCGAGACGTTCGCGGTGCGGGCCCGCCGGGTGGTCAACGCGGCCGGCGTGTGGGCGGGCACGCTGTCGCCGTCGGTGGAGCTGCGGCCGTCCCTGGGCTCGCATCTGGTGCTGCGCCCCGGCGTGCTGGGCGATCTGCGGGCGGGCCTGCACGTGCCGATCCCCGGCGAGGCGGCGCGCTTCGCGCTGGCGCTCCCCCAGCCCGACGGGCGCGTGTACGTCGGGCTGACCGACGAGCCCCTGGACGGGCCGGTGCCCGATGTCCCCGTGGCGCCGGAGGCGGACGTCGCGGCGCTGCTCGGCGTCCTGAACTCCGTCCTGGAGACGCCGATCGTCCACGCGGACGTGGCGGGGGCCTACGCGGGCCTGAGGCCGCTGCTGGCGGGCGAAGGGCGGTCGGCTGATCTCTCGCGAAGGCACACGGTCCTGAAGGGCTCTGACGGCGTCGTGACGATCGTGGGCGGGAAGCTGACGACCTACCGCGCGATGGCGGCCGACGCCGTGGACGCGGCGTTCCCCTCGGCCCCGCCGAGCCGCACGGCGCGCCTGCCGCTGGTGGGCGCCCGCGGCGGGGCCGGCGCGGGCGTTCCGGCACGGCTGGCCGCGCGGTACGGCGCGGAGGCGGCGGCGGTGCACGAGATCGCCCTGCGGGACCCGGCCGCGGCCGGGACGCTGCCTACCGGGGTGACGGTGGCCGAGCTCGTGTGGGCGGTGCGGCACGAGGGCGCACTGGACGCGGGCGATCTGCTGGACCGGCGCACCCGCGTCGGGCTGGTGCCGGAGGACCGGGCCGCGGCGCTGCCGGCCGCCGAGCGGGTGCTGCGCGAGCACGCGGGCCTGGGTGGTCCGCCCCGGTGA
- a CDS encoding FAD-binding oxidoreductase, with product MLWSGWGDPAKAAGLLEPVRGLLRELLGVREPARPAATFGEVRLNAPALTAPALASLGAAVGDGHVRADDDARIRHTRGKSTPDLLLMRAGDGSDAPDAVVLPGSHAEVCEVLRVCARHRIAVVPFGGGTSVVGGLVASREGYAGVIALDLRRLDRLLSVDAESMIVDAEPGLRGPQAERLLAGHGLTLGHFPQSYEYATLGGFAAARSSGQASSGYGRFDDMVVGLTVATPRGTLELGRAPKSAAGPDLRQLVLGSEGAFGVITSLRLRVRRAPSGRAYEGWRFASFPEGAAALRRLAQDGPAPTVLRLSDETETMVGLARPDEIGALPSGGGCLAVLGYEGEPGEVAAWRERTAATLSALGGVPLGPEPGEAWARGRFGAPYLRDALLEAGATVETLETACFWSGVPRLYDAVRRALAAALTTPGGVGPLVMCHISHVYATGASLYFTVVTAQAADPLAQWAAAKRAVNEAIGVTGGTISHHHGVGRDHRDAYAAEIGALGVEILRAVKERLDPEGILNPGVLIP from the coding sequence ATGCTCTGGTCCGGCTGGGGCGACCCCGCCAAGGCCGCCGGCCTGCTGGAACCGGTACGCGGCCTGCTGCGCGAGCTGCTCGGCGTGCGCGAGCCCGCCCGGCCCGCGGCCACGTTCGGCGAGGTCCGGCTGAACGCGCCGGCGCTCACCGCGCCGGCGCTCGCGAGCCTGGGCGCGGCCGTCGGGGACGGGCACGTCCGCGCCGACGACGACGCGCGGATCCGTCACACCCGGGGCAAGTCGACCCCCGACCTGCTGCTGATGCGCGCCGGGGACGGCTCCGACGCCCCCGACGCCGTCGTGCTGCCCGGCTCGCACGCCGAGGTCTGCGAGGTCCTGCGCGTCTGCGCGCGGCACAGGATCGCCGTCGTGCCCTTCGGCGGCGGCACCTCGGTCGTGGGCGGCCTCGTCGCGTCCCGCGAAGGGTACGCCGGGGTGATCGCCCTGGACCTGCGCCGGCTCGACCGGCTGCTGTCGGTGGACGCCGAGTCCATGATCGTCGACGCGGAGCCGGGCCTGCGCGGCCCCCAGGCCGAGCGGCTGCTCGCCGGGCACGGGCTGACCCTCGGCCACTTCCCCCAGTCCTACGAGTACGCCACCCTCGGCGGGTTCGCCGCCGCCCGGTCCAGCGGCCAGGCATCCTCCGGGTACGGGCGCTTCGACGACATGGTGGTGGGCCTCACCGTCGCCACCCCGCGCGGCACGCTGGAGCTCGGGCGGGCGCCCAAGTCGGCGGCAGGCCCCGACCTGCGCCAGCTCGTCCTCGGCTCCGAGGGCGCCTTCGGGGTGATCACCTCGCTGCGGCTGCGCGTGCGGCGGGCGCCGTCCGGGCGGGCGTACGAGGGCTGGCGCTTCGCCTCCTTTCCCGAGGGCGCCGCCGCGCTGCGGCGCCTGGCCCAGGACGGGCCCGCGCCCACCGTGCTGCGCCTGTCGGACGAGACCGAGACCATGGTCGGGCTCGCCAGGCCGGACGAGATCGGCGCCCTCCCGTCCGGCGGCGGCTGCCTGGCCGTCCTCGGGTACGAGGGCGAGCCCGGCGAGGTCGCCGCGTGGCGCGAGCGCACCGCCGCCACGCTGTCCGCCCTCGGCGGCGTCCCCCTCGGGCCCGAGCCGGGCGAGGCGTGGGCGCGCGGCCGGTTCGGCGCCCCGTATCTGCGCGACGCGCTGCTGGAGGCCGGCGCGACCGTCGAGACGCTGGAGACCGCCTGCTTCTGGTCGGGCGTCCCCCGGCTGTACGACGCCGTGCGCCGTGCGCTCGCCGCCGCGCTCACCACGCCCGGCGGCGTCGGGCCGCTGGTCATGTGCCACATCTCCCACGTGTACGCCACGGGCGCCTCGCTGTACTTCACCGTCGTGACCGCGCAGGCCGCCGACCCGCTCGCCCAGTGGGCCGCCGCCAAGCGCGCGGTCAACGAGGCGATCGGCGTGACCGGCGGCACGATCTCGCACCACCACGGCGTCGGCAGGGACCACCGCGACGCCTACGCCGCCGAGATCGGCGCGCTCGGCGTCGAGATCCTGCGCGCGGTCAAGGAGCGCCTCGACCCGGAGGGCATCCTCAACCCGGGCGTCCTGATCCCCTGA
- a CDS encoding metallophosphoesterase family protein, with amino-acid sequence MVDVERAAEAGRRGSSRVSEEGAGWSCAQVGTFQDLRPSRKGFSWLRPAVLWRSRNEILAQLFGDPSNEVRARWVAARRAQGADAGFRIRPPVGDDYSFLIVGDTGEGDASQYAVVPGLLKIGAETSFAVIASDVIYPTGSGNEYADKFFRPYKDYPAPIYAIPGNHDWYDGLGGFMRVFCDAPALEAKAAGFSLSPAGVRGLLWQKPEPIDEARLAEARALRPRPEQRAAQPAPYWVIDLPGLLVVGIDTGIRGTLDREQGEWLRETSRADPRPKILVTGKPIYDRNTYHPCPIDGGGTVDEIVRDPACNYVAAIGGDTHNYQRYPVDVGGRVIQYVVSGGGGAFMHATHTIPRVDVGGVHEDDFRCYPLRGDSLSFYSKLYRERLRLRWLYLTPDQGLVLMSRQIGNTPPRRPGTGEAPATGADPQNSQTAQDGEALSDGRAAQAGQPGSPPARGPVKITTRMKWAARVLGGWPMPLRLPVGRTFHRWFSELSDWDTPPFFKSFLHLSVESGVLRIRCFAATGCLPQEIDPPVEDEFTILL; translated from the coding sequence ATGGTCGATGTGGAACGGGCGGCGGAGGCCGGCAGGCGTGGCTCCTCACGGGTCTCCGAAGAGGGGGCCGGCTGGTCATGCGCGCAGGTCGGCACGTTCCAGGACCTGCGGCCGAGCCGCAAGGGCTTCTCCTGGCTGCGGCCCGCCGTGTTATGGCGCTCGCGCAACGAGATCCTGGCCCAGCTCTTCGGGGACCCGTCCAACGAGGTCCGCGCGCGCTGGGTCGCGGCCCGCCGTGCGCAGGGCGCCGACGCGGGCTTCCGCATCCGGCCGCCCGTCGGGGACGACTACAGCTTCCTGATCGTCGGCGACACAGGCGAGGGCGACGCCTCGCAGTACGCCGTCGTCCCCGGCCTGCTCAAGATCGGCGCGGAGACGTCCTTCGCGGTCATCGCCAGCGACGTCATCTACCCCACCGGCTCGGGCAACGAGTACGCCGACAAGTTCTTCCGCCCGTACAAGGACTATCCCGCGCCGATCTACGCGATTCCCGGCAACCACGACTGGTACGACGGCCTCGGCGGCTTCATGCGCGTCTTCTGCGACGCCCCCGCCCTGGAGGCCAAGGCCGCGGGCTTCTCCCTCTCGCCCGCCGGGGTGCGCGGGCTGCTGTGGCAGAAGCCGGAGCCCATCGACGAGGCCCGGCTCGCCGAGGCCCGCGCCCTGCGCCCGCGGCCGGAGCAGCGGGCCGCGCAGCCCGCGCCGTACTGGGTGATCGATCTTCCCGGCCTGCTGGTCGTCGGCATCGACACCGGCATCCGCGGCACCCTCGACCGTGAGCAGGGCGAATGGCTGCGCGAGACGTCGCGCGCCGACCCCCGTCCCAAGATCCTCGTCACCGGCAAGCCGATCTACGACCGCAACACCTACCACCCGTGCCCCATCGACGGCGGCGGCACGGTGGACGAGATCGTCAGGGACCCGGCGTGCAACTACGTCGCGGCCATCGGCGGCGACACCCACAACTACCAGCGCTATCCCGTCGACGTCGGCGGGCGCGTCATCCAGTACGTCGTCTCCGGCGGCGGAGGCGCGTTCATGCACGCCACCCACACCATCCCCCGGGTGGACGTGGGCGGCGTCCACGAGGACGACTTCCGCTGCTACCCGCTGCGCGGCGACTCGCTGTCGTTCTACAGCAAGCTCTACCGCGAGCGCCTGCGCCTGCGCTGGCTGTACCTCACCCCCGACCAGGGCCTGGTCCTGATGTCCCGCCAGATCGGCAACACCCCGCCCCGCCGCCCGGGCACCGGCGAGGCCCCCGCGACCGGCGCGGACCCTCAGAACTCTCAGACCGCCCAGGACGGCGAGGCCCTCTCCGACGGCCGGGCCGCTCAGGCCGGTCAGCCCGGGTCGCCGCCCGCGCGGGGCCCGGTGAAGATCACGACCCGCATGAAATGGGCGGCCCGCGTGCTCGGCGGCTGGCCGATGCCTCTCCGCCTCCCGGTGGGCCGCACCTTCCACCGCTGGTTCTCGGAACTCTCCGACTGGGACACCCCGCCCTTCTTCAAGAGCTTCCTCCACCTCTCGGTAGAGTCGGGCGTCCTGCGCATCCGCTGCTTCGCCGCCACCGGCTGCCTCCCTCAGGAGATCGATCCGCCCGTGGAAGACGAGTTCACGATCCTGCTTTAA